From the Leptospira sp. WS60.C2 genome, one window contains:
- a CDS encoding bacteriohemerythrin, with amino-acid sequence MQKDSSAHLDSLRITWLSEPFHLGIPIIDLQHVWLVHIILELEEEIVEAEKSDSDVDVHTSFRKALDYVAEHFALEEDILEHFNYPNYKEHIVGHRKFVERLTEKYYEAKNNQMAALGILQILKKWLFQHILHDDRDYADFFKASGLDLKSYCNQILKSGKYPISKEQLLIYQNIIQIDTTNITLQEQSIDTIQEIRNIWKTYNLSTGIPIIDLQHIWLLKMIVELDHSLKLGDGSSETFHKVIAEAIEYTKDHFGVEDKIMRYFRYTDVVQHMNQHKRFIEFIKMRNDEYKLGNPRVGLHLVQDLRNWLLSHIALEDKKIGLAFEARVRELSEFTKKLHQSGEIGISREQKNLYKMVLQSAPDHLD; translated from the coding sequence ATGCAAAAGGATTCTTCTGCACATCTAGATTCCCTTCGGATCACTTGGTTAAGTGAACCGTTTCACTTGGGTATACCCATCATAGACTTGCAACATGTTTGGCTTGTACACATCATCTTAGAATTAGAAGAAGAAATTGTCGAAGCAGAAAAATCGGATTCGGATGTAGATGTTCATACATCTTTCCGAAAGGCGCTCGACTATGTAGCAGAACACTTTGCATTAGAAGAAGATATCCTAGAGCATTTTAATTATCCGAATTATAAAGAACATATCGTTGGTCATCGAAAGTTTGTTGAGCGACTAACGGAAAAATACTATGAGGCAAAAAATAACCAAATGGCTGCCCTCGGGATTTTGCAAATTCTAAAGAAATGGTTATTCCAACATATTTTACATGACGATAGAGATTATGCGGATTTTTTTAAAGCATCTGGTCTCGATTTAAAATCCTATTGTAATCAAATTTTGAAATCAGGAAAATATCCCATTTCGAAAGAGCAACTTTTGATTTATCAAAACATTATCCAGATTGATACAACCAACATCACTCTCCAGGAACAATCTATTGATACAATCCAAGAAATTCGAAATATATGGAAAACATATAATTTATCGACTGGAATTCCTATCATCGATTTGCAGCACATTTGGTTGTTAAAGATGATTGTAGAACTTGATCATTCTCTGAAGTTAGGTGATGGATCCAGTGAAACCTTTCATAAGGTAATTGCTGAAGCAATTGAATATACAAAAGATCATTTTGGTGTAGAAGATAAAATTATGCGGTACTTTCGATACACTGATGTTGTGCAACATATGAACCAACACAAACGGTTTATCGAATTCATTAAGATGCGTAACGATGAGTACAAATTAGGAAATCCTCGAGTAGGTTTACATTTGGTGCAGGATCTCCGAAATTGGTTACTCTCTCATATTGCATTGGAAGATAAAAAAATTGGTCTGGCATTTGAGGCTCGCGTGAGAGAACTCTCAGAGTTTACGAAAAAACTCCACCAAAGTGGGGAAATCGGCATTTCTCGGGAGCAAAAAAACCTATATAAAATGGTTCTGCAATCAGCACCAGACCACTTGGATTAA
- a CDS encoding 7TM diverse intracellular signaling domain-containing protein: MGKIKPILLPVIAYAFILFFGISCNETKAKEAEKGFLEIPEVYIENHKKMSLNGEWEMYWNELYGESLFQKIAENEKKFVKVPSSWNSNRPEGEGGDGFASFRLVVKIPDPNIRYYLRVQPATSSYELYVNRQKIASSGIVGSDETQAKPKYQIQYVSFQPESYEQEIIYVVSNYHHARGGYRKPIEIGTKEVIQNQSLVYSAGEVFVFGAMLTMALYQLTVFFFRREEKSSLFFSLFCLFTGLRLVVLDNFYIVYAFPDFSWNWMQILDYASAPLLVCFFLSYLRSLFPGKSEVPNWMLISCWSFGIVYTGFVLLTDPKLFTTTNIVSQIYILFFSICSFYVILRFYRQKKRDSSLVFYGSLILMLGSTHDLMAGNYWFQSQPLMPFSLFVFFLFQSILLARRNARFYSSMDTLTTELIEVNNRLESSNEIYSKFVPLRLIQLFSNKNNSKVKRGDFIVKQMSVLSSDIRDFTAISETLSPEETFLFLNDYLRQVGPIIRSHNGFIEKYVGDAIFALFEKQPEDALSAAIQMHKTIAKWNSEGHHHRVGEIQIGVGIHFGELMLGIVGEEQRIESAVLSDSMGVANSLESMTKKYGAKIILSLDALLELKEPDSYPHRLLDFIKIPAKQKLIGIAQVLVDGVEESFHLKIQTKERFEESVNLFWDGDFKGAELGFLSVLSIDPSDKAALLYLDRAKLYIQNGPPPGFGKGFLA; this comes from the coding sequence ATGGGAAAAATAAAACCAATTCTTCTTCCCGTTATCGCGTATGCATTCATTCTTTTTTTTGGAATTTCGTGTAACGAAACAAAGGCGAAAGAAGCGGAGAAAGGTTTTTTAGAAATTCCTGAAGTATATATTGAAAATCATAAGAAAATGTCACTCAATGGCGAGTGGGAAATGTATTGGAACGAATTATACGGGGAATCATTGTTCCAAAAGATTGCCGAAAACGAAAAAAAGTTTGTAAAGGTTCCTTCCTCTTGGAATTCCAATCGACCAGAAGGAGAGGGAGGAGATGGATTTGCTAGCTTTCGATTGGTCGTCAAAATACCAGACCCTAACATACGTTACTACTTACGCGTGCAGCCAGCTACGAGCTCATATGAGTTGTATGTAAATCGTCAAAAAATTGCAAGTTCTGGGATCGTAGGATCTGATGAAACCCAAGCAAAACCGAAGTATCAAATCCAATATGTATCCTTTCAACCGGAATCATACGAACAAGAAATCATTTATGTAGTTAGCAACTATCACCATGCACGTGGTGGGTATCGTAAACCAATAGAAATTGGAACGAAAGAAGTCATTCAAAATCAATCCTTAGTTTATTCTGCTGGTGAAGTTTTTGTGTTCGGAGCCATGCTCACAATGGCCTTGTACCAACTTACCGTTTTTTTCTTTCGCAGAGAAGAGAAGAGTTCGTTGTTTTTTTCCCTCTTTTGTTTGTTCACTGGCTTGAGGTTAGTTGTTTTAGATAACTTTTATATTGTGTATGCGTTTCCTGATTTTTCATGGAATTGGATGCAAATTTTGGATTATGCCTCAGCGCCACTTCTTGTTTGTTTTTTCTTAAGTTATCTGCGTAGTTTGTTCCCTGGAAAATCAGAAGTACCAAATTGGATGTTGATTTCGTGTTGGAGTTTTGGTATAGTTTATACTGGATTTGTATTACTAACGGATCCAAAATTATTTACAACCACCAATATTGTTTCACAAATTTATATTCTGTTCTTTAGTATTTGTTCCTTTTATGTAATTCTTAGATTCTATAGACAAAAGAAAAGAGATAGCAGTTTGGTATTTTATGGATCTCTCATATTGATGTTAGGCTCCACTCATGATTTAATGGCAGGTAATTATTGGTTTCAATCTCAGCCTCTTATGCCATTTTCCCTTTTTGTTTTCTTTTTGTTCCAAAGTATACTGCTTGCAAGACGAAATGCTCGTTTTTATTCTTCAATGGACACTTTGACAACGGAACTGATTGAAGTAAACAATCGACTTGAGTCATCTAACGAAATCTATTCAAAGTTTGTTCCATTAAGACTCATTCAGTTGTTTTCCAATAAAAACAACTCAAAGGTAAAACGTGGTGACTTTATTGTAAAACAAATGTCGGTTCTATCATCTGATATACGAGATTTTACTGCAATTTCTGAAACCTTAAGTCCAGAAGAAACATTTTTATTTTTGAACGATTATCTCCGGCAAGTGGGTCCGATCATTCGTTCTCACAATGGATTCATCGAAAAATATGTAGGTGATGCTATCTTTGCCCTGTTTGAAAAACAGCCAGAGGATGCATTGTCTGCTGCCATTCAAATGCACAAAACAATTGCTAAGTGGAATTCTGAAGGCCATCACCATCGTGTTGGGGAAATTCAAATTGGAGTTGGAATTCATTTTGGTGAATTGATGTTAGGAATCGTTGGTGAAGAACAAAGAATAGAATCAGCCGTACTATCTGACTCAATGGGTGTTGCCAATTCTTTGGAATCTATGACGAAAAAGTATGGTGCCAAAATCATTTTGAGTTTGGACGCACTTTTGGAGTTAAAAGAACCAGATTCTTATCCGCATAGGTTGTTAGATTTTATAAAAATTCCCGCTAAACAAAAGTTAATTGGAATTGCACAAGTATTAGTAGATGGTGTAGAAGAGTCTTTCCATTTAAAAATACAAACGAAGGAACGATTTGAAGAGAGCGTCAATTTGTTTTGGGATGGGGACTTTAAAGGTGCGGAACTCGGATTTTTATCAGTGTTGTCGATTGATCCCTCCGACAAGGCAGCTCTACTCTATTTGGATCGAGCAAAGTTGTACATTCAAAATGGACCCCCACCGGGATTTGGAAAAGGGTTTTTGGCATAA
- a CDS encoding adenylate/guanylate cyclase domain-containing protein has translation MTLLNRITLCLVFFAMSCQLVTPFMEVQLGQLDLRTFSWKTGKAISLHGDWKFYPHELGEFSTDVSHSYLPVPALWNDVPLRSGIEDGKGYGTYLLDILLPSESQIYSLYLPEVRTSFRITAGNRVLLSGFPGKDKKTTIPSAQGQSFTFVAKDQIQIKIEVSNFHHKEGGLPNAPIFGTAETVQNYILAESTMDITLTGALFMFGLYHFILFFYRNKQREAFYFGFFCLVFAIRLPFVGSKTIYAMFPNIPWELVIYVEYASVFVLGILFLWFIDGLFPRFIETKLIRYFSAFVQFVLVYGLIIKPEFYTEFEFVFQVLGVVYAVFLGIRLYQMVTKGLPDSHIFFLGYLILFFGFVYDVFLAYTGEGESSLSQIAVFLFFGVQSTIVTLRTARTFQKKILLKEEFETINEQFILTNRFYSKFIPRDFLTHLGKESIEEVKLGDSSEREMTVLFADIWEYWDIIYSIPLENRILFTNSYLGRIGPCVRKNHGFIDKYIGSAVMALFDGGIQNSIKAAEDIQWELERYNERRRGFGYLPLHAGIGIHSGDTMLGILGEEERLESTVISDTVNLASRIQGLTKKYNARILVSLTSLMLHEDLDTIPYRILDFVRVKGKQETVMIAEVLIPGIDSISDQKIAFREQFEAAIFDYERADFVSALNGFRDVHQNNPEDIAAQIYIERCEYYQTAGVGDDWDGVSAWEK, from the coding sequence ATGACCCTTCTCAATCGAATCACTCTTTGCCTCGTTTTTTTTGCCATGTCTTGCCAGTTGGTGACTCCATTCATGGAAGTCCAGTTGGGGCAATTGGATCTTAGAACGTTCTCTTGGAAAACGGGAAAGGCAATTTCTCTTCATGGCGACTGGAAATTTTACCCACATGAGTTGGGAGAATTTTCCACAGATGTGAGTCATTCCTATCTTCCTGTACCGGCACTTTGGAACGATGTACCACTTCGTTCGGGCATTGAGGATGGCAAGGGGTACGGCACTTATCTCCTTGATATTTTACTTCCAAGTGAATCACAAATTTATTCGCTCTATTTACCAGAGGTACGAACTAGTTTTCGTATAACGGCTGGTAATCGAGTGTTGCTTTCTGGATTTCCAGGAAAAGACAAAAAGACAACCATACCAAGTGCACAAGGTCAGAGTTTTACTTTTGTAGCAAAAGATCAGATTCAAATCAAAATCGAAGTCAGCAATTTCCATCATAAAGAAGGAGGTTTGCCGAACGCCCCAATTTTTGGTACAGCAGAGACAGTGCAAAACTATATTTTAGCAGAAAGCACTATGGACATTACTCTTACGGGGGCTTTGTTTATGTTTGGTTTATATCACTTCATATTGTTTTTCTACCGTAATAAACAAAGAGAGGCTTTCTATTTTGGATTCTTTTGTTTGGTGTTTGCGATTCGATTGCCTTTTGTTGGAAGTAAAACTATCTACGCAATGTTTCCTAACATTCCATGGGAACTTGTGATTTATGTAGAATATGCTTCTGTTTTTGTTTTAGGAATTTTGTTTTTGTGGTTTATTGATGGACTATTCCCTCGCTTTATTGAAACCAAGCTCATTCGTTATTTTAGTGCCTTTGTACAGTTTGTATTGGTGTATGGACTGATCATTAAACCTGAGTTTTATACCGAGTTTGAGTTTGTCTTTCAGGTGTTAGGTGTTGTTTATGCAGTCTTTTTGGGAATTCGATTGTACCAAATGGTCACAAAAGGATTACCTGATTCACATATCTTCTTTTTGGGTTATTTGATTTTATTTTTTGGTTTTGTATACGATGTGTTTCTTGCTTATACGGGAGAAGGGGAGTCTTCCTTGTCGCAAATCGCAGTGTTTTTATTTTTTGGAGTTCAGTCCACTATTGTAACTCTTCGTACGGCAAGAACCTTTCAGAAAAAAATTCTCCTCAAGGAAGAATTTGAAACCATCAACGAACAATTTATTTTAACAAATCGATTTTATTCAAAATTTATCCCCCGGGATTTTTTAACTCATTTAGGAAAAGAAAGTATCGAAGAAGTTAAGTTAGGTGACAGTAGCGAAAGGGAAATGACGGTATTATTTGCCGACATTTGGGAATACTGGGACATCATCTATTCAATTCCTCTCGAAAATCGTATTTTATTCACCAATTCCTATTTAGGTCGGATTGGACCGTGTGTTCGTAAGAATCATGGATTCATCGATAAATACATTGGAAGTGCCGTTATGGCGCTTTTTGATGGTGGAATTCAAAATTCAATCAAAGCCGCTGAAGACATCCAATGGGAATTGGAACGATACAATGAAAGACGGCGTGGGTTCGGATACCTTCCCTTACATGCGGGAATAGGAATTCATTCTGGCGATACTATGTTAGGAATTTTAGGGGAAGAAGAGAGACTTGAGTCTACGGTCATTTCTGATACTGTGAACTTAGCAAGTCGCATCCAAGGGTTAACTAAAAAATACAATGCTAGAATTCTCGTCAGTTTAACCTCTCTTATGTTACACGAGGATTTGGATACAATTCCATATCGAATTTTGGACTTTGTGCGTGTCAAAGGAAAACAAGAAACAGTGATGATCGCAGAAGTTTTGATTCCAGGCATTGATTCCATATCAGATCAGAAGATTGCCTTTCGAGAACAATTTGAAGCTGCTATTTTTGATTACGAACGTGCTGATTTTGTTTCTGCCTTAAATGGATTTAGAGACGTGCATCAAAACAATCCAGAAGACATTGCTGCACAAATTTATATCGAAAGATGTGAATACTACCAAACAGCTGGAGTTGGCGACGATTGGGATGGAGTTTCTGCATGGGAAAAATAA